Proteins encoded by one window of Lathyrus oleraceus cultivar Zhongwan6 chromosome 1, CAAS_Psat_ZW6_1.0, whole genome shotgun sequence:
- the LOC127107513 gene encoding uncharacterized protein LOC127107513, producing the protein MDMMTAVTIAQFYDPPLRCFTFSDFQLAPTLEEVERIIGRNLKDQNPFPKLDEDIPPKRIASALGLKVSEVVDNWDVKGPFSGFSRKFLEDQAKKMEKEGNWEAFYAVLAVLIYGIVLFPNIDHFVDHLAVRIFLSGNPVPFLLADLYYTLHDRHERKGGIVLCCAQLLHAWFRSHMPEEGPFVSKELKPFQKLASLTSSHVKWYIRDWETENVIVSIGDFPNVPLVGTKGCINYNPVLSLRQHGYPMNGPPKAEALEPFILHGVEADHPMVKKIKRSWQAVIRKGKELGKRNVIAREPYTCWEEELDRALLRIQKLNKTLELTLEMKREARLISEIRTRELENTIQKYKDTLEREKLKTEESERVCTRLKHHLDRADARIQALEGGDQDAAYMVLLGECRYWRNLYRDI; encoded by the exons ATGGACATGATGACCGCAGTAACTATTGcccagttctatgatccacctctacgaTGTTTCACGTTTTCTGACTTCCAGTTGGCTCCTACCTTGGAAGAGGTTGAGAGGATCATAGGCCGGAATTTGAAGGATCAGAACCCATTTCCTAAGCTCGATGAAGATATTCCTCCCAAGAGGATAGCTTCAGCTTTGGGTCTGAAAGTTTCTGAAGTCGTGGATAATTGGGATGTGAAAGGACCTTTCAGTGGtttttctaggaagttcttggaagatcaggccaagaagatggaaaaagaagGGAATTGGGAAGCCTTTTATGCTGTGTTAGCCGTGTTGATATATGGGATAGTcctcttcccaaatattgaccatttcGTGGACCACCTGGCGGTGAGAATTTTCCTCTCTGGTAACCCTGTACCGTTCCTCTTGGCAGATCTCTACTACACTCTCCATGACCGTCATGAGAGGAAGGGAGGAATTGTCTTATGTTGTGCGCAGTTGTTGCATGCCTGGTTTAGATCCCACATGcccgaagaaggtccttttgtcTCAAAGGAACTCAAGCCCTTCCAGAAGTTAGCTTCCCTCACTTCCAGTCATGTTAAGTGGTATATCAGGGATTGGGAAACCGAGAATGTGATTGTCAGCATTGGAGACTTCCCCAATGTGCCTTTGgtaggaaccaagggttgcatcaactataaccccgTGCTATCTCTGAGGCAGCATGGGTACCCTATGAATGGCCCTCCAAAAGCTGAAGCTCTAGAGCCTTTCATCTTACATGGTGTTGAAGCGGATCATCCAATGGTGAAAAAGATCAAGAGGTCTTGGCAAGCAGTTATCAGGAAAGGTAAGGAGTTGGGTAAGAGAAATGTCATTGCCCGAGAGCCTTACACTTGTTGG GAAGAGGAGTTGGATAGAGCTTTACTCCGGATTCAAAAACTCAACAAGACCCTGGAGCTGACCCTTGAAATGAAAAGGGAAGCACGACTGATTTCCGAGATTCGTACTCGTGAACTGGAGAATACCATTCAAAAATACAAGGATACTCTGGAACGTGAGAAGCTGAAGACTGAAGAGTCAGAAAGAGTTTGCACACGGTTGAAACATCATTTGGATCGAGCCGATGCTAGAATCCAGGCACTTGAAGGTGGGGATCAGGATGCTGCGTATATGGTGTTGCTAGGTGAATGCagatattggagaaacctctatagggacataTAG